ACTGCGGCGAGCTCGTTTTCCAGATGCTCCAGCCGCTGGATTTCACTGTCCAGTTCGGCAGGCAGGGAGCCGGCATGTAGCTTGCGGTCGATCTCGCGCAGGTACTTGTACCAGCGGTAGATGCGCGCGCGGATGCGCCACTGGTAGATCGGACCGACAGCCTTGAGCAGCGGGATCATCACCACGATCAACGGGATCAGCAGGATGATGTAGCGGTCGGCCAGAGAGGCGATGCGAAATGGCAGGTAGCGCTGCAGGATCGGCAGGCCCTTGTCGTAGTAGTGCACGGCATCCTTGTGCAGGTCGAAGGTGCGCGGCTCGGCGCTGGGGAAAGTACCGGCGGCGTCGAGCAGGGTGCCGTCTCGCATCACTTCGCGGCTGGCCTCGAGAAACAGCGGCACCAGGCCCGGATTGAAGTCCTCATTGACCACCAGCGTGGCGACCGGGGCCAGGGTGATGATGTCGCGGTCCGGTGCGTTGCTGGCCAGGTCGAGCAGGCCTTCGCCGACCCTGACCTGATTGAAGAACGGCAGGCGCGCCTCATAGGCAGCGGCGCGGCGGAAATGCGCCAGGGTAATTTCGGGGCTGGCCGCCAGCTGCTGCACCAGGGCGTTCTCGGCCGGGCCGACGAAGAATGCGGCATCCAGCTCTCCGGCGATCAGCGCGCGGGCAGCCTTGCCGCCACCGAGGCTCTGCCAGGTTTCCGGATACTGTTCCGGTGCGATGGCATTGGCCCCGAGGATTGCGTCGCTGGCGGCGCGAGTGCCGCTGCCGTCGCCACCCAGACCAAGGCGCAGCGGCAGCAGGTCGGCGATGCGGTCCAGCTCAACGTCACGGCGATGGAACAGCCACAGTGGCTCCTGATAGATCGCCCCGAGGCTTTCCAGTCGGACCCGCTCTTCGGGTGCCAGCTGGCGTTCCAGGCCGCTCTGTACCAGGGCGATCTCCACTTGCGGATTGTCCGCCAGCAGGCGCTCGAGGTTATCGCGCGAGCCCGAGGTCGGCACCAGATTCAGTTCGAAGCCTTCCTTGGCCAGTTCTTCCTTCAGGCGTTCGGCGAATTGCTGGTAGGCGCCGCCCTGGGCACCGGTGGCCATGGTGGCGCTCATCGGCGGTGGCGGGGCGACGAACTGGAACAGGGCCCAGATCAGGCCGGTCACCACGGGGACGATCCACAGGTTGGCCATGATCATGATTTTCAGGTCGTGGAATACGCGGCGCATTGGGCATCCTTTCTGCTGTGTCGATTCAAGGATAGAACCCCTGAGCGGCGATGGTCACGCCTCGGTTGTGATGCTGCTCAGGTTTACGCCGTTTTCGACTGTCCGCTGGCGATAAGGTGCAGCTTGCCGAAGGCGCCGCCTGTGTCGCTCAGCTCAGGGCCTTGCGCATCAGGTGCAGGCAATCGAGCAACAGCAGGGTTCCGAGCAGCGCCAGGGCATACAGTGCGTCGCCGCCGAGCATCAGCAGTACGCCGGCGCAGAGCACTGCACTGAGTCCCGCGAGCAGACGCCAGATGCCACGCAGCAATACCCAGCCGGCCGCCATGCTCAGCAGATAGATCAGCACGAAGTTGCCGTTGGCATAGCGGATCAGGTCATCCACGGACAGGTTCAGCGAGGCCGAGAGCGCGGTGCACAGTGCGCAACTGAGTACCACCAGCAACAGCGCTTTGCCGGGTACGCCATGGCGGTTGCGCACGGCCAGCCCGGCTGGCAGGCGGCCCTCGTCGGCCAGGCTCCAGATCAGCCTGGCGAAACCCTGGATATACACGTTCATCGAGGCGAAGCAGGCCAGGTAGCCGAGCACTGTAACCAGCACGCGCGCCTGCTCACCGAGCAGCAGCGAGAACAGCCGGGGCAGGGCCGTGGTATCGCTGTGTACGTCGCCATAGGTGGCGAAGCTCAGCACCGCCACCGAACAGGCCCAGTACACCAGGCCGGCCAGCAGCACGCCGAGCAGCAGCGCCAGAGGGAAATCGCGCTCGGGGTTTTTGAACTCCTCGCCCAGATGAGTGAATGCCTCGATACCGACGAAGCACCAGAACATCACCGCCAGCGCCGTTGGCAGCAGGTGCCATTGTCCGTCCATCGCCGGCAGCAGCGGTTGGCTGGCGTGCGGCAGATCACCGACCCACCAGATCAGCGCCACGCTGGCGACGATGGCCGCAGCAATCACCCCCTGTAGCATGCCCGAGGCTTTCGCCGGGCGTTGGCCGAGCAGAAGAATTGCACCCAGCGTGGCCAGTTCGATGAGCAGCAGGCCGCCGCGATCGAGGTCGAACAGGGCCAGCCAGAAACCGCTGGCGATGTGCAGGGCCGCCGGCAGCCCGACCGGTAGCACGGCAAGAAACAGCAGGGCGCTGACGCCCTCCATGCGCAGGCCGAAGGCGCGGCCGATCAGGTGTGGTGCACCGCCTGCGTGGGGAAAACGCTTGCCCAACAGGGCGAAGGTGAAGGCCACCGGCAATACCAGACCGATCAGTAGCAACCAGGCCCACAGGGAGGCCGCGCCGGCTGCGGTAGCGGCCAGTGCCGGCACGACGAAGATGCCGGTGCCGAGTAATGAAGTGCTGAGCAGGGCGACGCCCTGCAGCAGGCCCAGTTCCTTGTTCAGGCGACTCATGGGGTATCCTCTTTGCGATACCGCCATGGTAGGGCGCGCGCCGCTTGCAGGCTGTCGCCTTTTGCCGACGAAATGGCGGTTTTCTCCGTCAAACCGATTGCCGCCCGAGACGTTTCCGTGGACAAGTTCGATCGCCAGATCCTCGCTCTGCTGCGCAGCGATGCGCGCACCTCCGTCAGCCAGATCGCCCGTGAGGTCAACCTGTCACGTTCGGCGGTCAGCGAGCGGATTCGCTATCTGGAAAGCAGCGGGGTGATCCGCGGTTACCACGCACATGTGGCCGAACCGGGGGAGGCGGGGGTGAAGGCCTTTCTCGAACTCTTCTATCAGGGCCGACGCTGCGAGGAGTACGTCGAGCGCCTGCGCGCGCTGCCCGAAGTCCGTCATTGCAGCGGTATCAGTGGGGAAACCGACATGCTGGTATTCATCGAAGCGCCGAGCATGCTGCGTCTGAGCGAGGTGCGAGGAGCCATCGAGGCGTTTCCCGGCATGCAGAAGGTCAAGACCCATGTGGTGGTCAAGGACTGGGCCATGTAGCACCGCACGCTCGCGCGGCATTGCCAGCCAGTGTCGGCGCAGGCACTGTAGGCGGGTTTTTCGCTTTGGTCGTTTCGCATGCGCATCCTGCACACCTCCGACTGGCACCTGGGCCAGCATTTCATGGGCAAGACCCGTCAGGCCGAGCACCAGGCCTTCTGCGCCTGGCTGCTGGAGCAGGTTCGTGCACATAAAGTGGACGTGGTGCTGATCGCCGGCGACCTGTTCGACACCGGTGCCCCACCCAGTTATGCCCGCGAGCAGTACTACCGCCTGGTCGTTGATCTGCGCGACGCCGGCTGCGCGCTGGTGGTGCTCGGCGGCAATCACGATTCACCGGCCATGCTGGGCGAGAGCCGCAGCCTGCTGGCGCAGCTGGGTACCCGGGTGGTGCCGGGTGTGGGGCTCGATCCTGCGGACCAGGTGCTGGTGCTGCGTGACCGCACCGGTCAGCCGGGCGCAGTTCTGTGCGCCATTCCCTTTATCCGTCCGCGCGAGGTCATGGCCAGCCAGGCCGGGCAGAGCGCACAGGACAAGCAGCAGTCGCTGCAGCAGGCCATCGCCGAGCACTATCAGGCACTGTATGAGCTGGCGCTGCGCGAGCGCGAGACGTTGGGGCTGGCGCTGCCGGTCATCGCCACCGGCCACCTGACCACGGTGGGCGCCAGCGCCAGCGAGTCGGTGCGCGAGATCTACGTCGGCAGCCTCGAGGCTTTTCCCACCAGCGCCTTCCCGCCGGCGGACTACATCGCCCTCGGCCATATCCACCGCCCGCAGAAGGTCGGTGGGCTGGAGCATATCCGCTACAGTGGCTCGCCCATTACCCTCTCGTTCGACGAGGCGCGCCAGCAGAAGGAAGTGCTGTTGCTGGAGTTCGGCGAGTCCGCGCTGCAATTGATCACACCACTGCCGGTGCCGGTATTCCAGCCCATGCTCAGCCTGCGCGGTTCGCTCAAGGAGCTGGCCGATGCTATCGCCGAGCAGGCCAGCCTGGGTACGCCCGAGCGCCCGGTGTGGCTGGAAGTACAGGTCAGCACCGACGATTACCTCAGCGATCTGCAAAGCCGCATCAATGCGCTGTGCGAAGGTCTGCCGGTGGAGGTGCTGCGCATCCGCCGCGAACGCGGCAACAGCGCCGCCAGCCTTGCCAGCGAAGCGCGGGAGACACTGGATGAACTGTCCGTCGAAGACGTGTTCGTCCGCCGCCTGCAGCAGGAATCGCTGGATGAAGACGACGCCCTACGTCTGCAGGGGTTGTATCGGCAGGTGGTGGAAACGCTGCAGGCCGGGCGGGATTGAACTCGGTGGCTGGCTTGCAGCCAGTCCCGTGAAGCTGCATTGGCGAACATCGAGGAGACGGTCATGCAACGACCCATGCGCAATCTCGCCGTGGCGCTGATCACGGCGGCCATACTGGCTGGCTGCAGCAGCGCTCCAGAGCCGGACCCGGCGCAGACCGAACAGTGGCTCGGCCGCTGGAATGGGCCTGAAGGCACCTATCTGGAGATCACCGGCACGCCGGCCGATTACCGCCTGACCATCGCCGATCTCGACGGTCCGCGGCGTTTTGTCGGCCGCGTGCAGGGGGCGAAGATCGTCTTCGTCCGTGACGGCGTGGTGGAGACGCTGAGCGCCAGCGACGGCGAGGCCACCGGCATGAAATGGCTGGCCGACAAGCACGACTGCCTGACCGTGCGCCGTGGCGAGGGCTATTGCCGCGACTGAGCCGTTACGCGGCGCGGATATGCCAGAATGACCGCCTTCAACGGCTTACGACCTGTGCATGAAAATCCTCAGCCTGCGCCTCAAGAACCTCAACTCGCTCAAGGGCGAATGGAAGATCGATTTTGCCGCCGAGCCCTTCGCTGGCAGTGGCCTGTTCGCCATCACCGGGCCCACCGGTGCGGGCAAGACCACCCTGCTCGACGCCATCTGCCTGGCCCTGTATCACCGCACGCCGCGCATGAGCACGCTGTCGGCCAGTGGCAACGAGCTGATGACCCGGCACACGGCCGACTGCCTGGCCGAGGTCGAATTCGAGGTGAAGGGGCAGGGCTACCGCGCCTTCTGGAGCCAGCGCCGCGCGCGGGACAAGGTCGAAGGTGCGTTGCAGGCGCCCAAGGTCGAGCTGGCGCGCATCGCCGATGGTGAAATCCTCACCGACAAGATTCGTGAAAAGGAACAGCTCACCGCCGAGCTGACCGGTCTCGACTTCGAGCGTTTCACCAAGTCCATGCTGCTGGCCCAGGGCGGCTTCGCGGCCTTTCTCGAAGCCAACGCCAACCAGCGCGCCGAACTGCTGGAGGAACTGACCGGCACCGAGGTGTATGGGCAGATTTCGCAGCAGGTCTATGAACGCACCAAGGCCGCCGAGCAGGCGCTGAACCTGTTGAAAAGCCGCGCTCAGGGCATGGAGTTGCTGGACGAGGCGCAGCGCACCGAACTGCAGGCCGAGCATCAGCGCCTGAGCCAGGAAGAGGCGCCGCTGTTGGAGCGGCAGCAGGCGCTGCAAGGCCAGCGCCGCTGGCGAGAGGCGCTGCAACAGGCCGAGCAGCAACGCGGGCGGGCAGGCCTGGCGCTGGAGCAGGCGCAGCAGGCGCGCAACGAGGCGGCAGACGATCTGCAGCGCCTGGCTGCCAGTGAACCGGCTGCGCGCCTGCTGCCGCTGTATCAGAGCTGGCAGCAGGTGCTGGCGGATCAAAAGCAGGCGCAGCAAGCGCTGGACGATTTGCAGGCGCAACAACGCCACAGCGGCGAGCATGAACGCCAGCAACTCTGGTTGGCCAGCCGCTATGCCTGGCAGTGCCTGAGCCTGCGTCAACGCGAACAGCAGCGGCTGGCCGAACAGCGCGAAGCACTGCAGGCGCGTCTGAGCGCTACCCCGCAACGGGCGCGGTTGGGCGAGATGCTGGGTGGCTGGCGTGCGCAGTTCGATCAGCGTGGGCAACTGCTCAGGGACAGGCAGGCACTGCAGTCGCGCATTGCGCAGGAACACGGGCAGCTCGCTGTCATGCAACAGCAGCGCGATCAACTCGGCACGCAACAGACGGACGCGGCGACGCGCCTGGAGCAGACGCGAACCCTCGAAGCCAGGCAGCAGGAAGAACTACAGGCGCTACTCGGCGACGCTGACGAGGCCGCGCTGCGTCAGCACTGGCAGCAGCTGCAGGTGCAGGGAAGGGCGCTGG
The sequence above is drawn from the Pseudomonas sp. Z8(2022) genome and encodes:
- the yjeH gene encoding L-methionine/branched-chain amino acid transporter — protein: MSRLNKELGLLQGVALLSTSLLGTGIFVVPALAATAAGAASLWAWLLLIGLVLPVAFTFALLGKRFPHAGGAPHLIGRAFGLRMEGVSALLFLAVLPVGLPAALHIASGFWLALFDLDRGGLLLIELATLGAILLLGQRPAKASGMLQGVIAAAIVASVALIWWVGDLPHASQPLLPAMDGQWHLLPTALAVMFWCFVGIEAFTHLGEEFKNPERDFPLALLLGVLLAGLVYWACSVAVLSFATYGDVHSDTTALPRLFSLLLGEQARVLVTVLGYLACFASMNVYIQGFARLIWSLADEGRLPAGLAVRNRHGVPGKALLLVVLSCALCTALSASLNLSVDDLIRYANGNFVLIYLLSMAAGWVLLRGIWRLLAGLSAVLCAGVLLMLGGDALYALALLGTLLLLDCLHLMRKALS
- a CDS encoding TAXI family TRAP transporter solute-binding subunit; translated protein: MRRVFHDLKIMIMANLWIVPVVTGLIWALFQFVAPPPPMSATMATGAQGGAYQQFAERLKEELAKEGFELNLVPTSGSRDNLERLLADNPQVEIALVQSGLERQLAPEERVRLESLGAIYQEPLWLFHRRDVELDRIADLLPLRLGLGGDGSGTRAASDAILGANAIAPEQYPETWQSLGGGKAARALIAGELDAAFFVGPAENALVQQLAASPEITLAHFRRAAAYEARLPFFNQVRVGEGLLDLASNAPDRDIITLAPVATLVVNEDFNPGLVPLFLEASREVMRDGTLLDAAGTFPSAEPRTFDLHKDAVHYYDKGLPILQRYLPFRIASLADRYIILLIPLIVVMIPLLKAVGPIYQWRIRARIYRWYKYLREIDRKLHAGSLPAELDSEIQRLEHLENELAAVEVPLSYSHELYELHMHVRYVIERLKALQQRQH
- the sbcD gene encoding exonuclease subunit SbcD — its product is MRILHTSDWHLGQHFMGKTRQAEHQAFCAWLLEQVRAHKVDVVLIAGDLFDTGAPPSYAREQYYRLVVDLRDAGCALVVLGGNHDSPAMLGESRSLLAQLGTRVVPGVGLDPADQVLVLRDRTGQPGAVLCAIPFIRPREVMASQAGQSAQDKQQSLQQAIAEHYQALYELALRERETLGLALPVIATGHLTTVGASASESVREIYVGSLEAFPTSAFPPADYIALGHIHRPQKVGGLEHIRYSGSPITLSFDEARQQKEVLLLEFGESALQLITPLPVPVFQPMLSLRGSLKELADAIAEQASLGTPERPVWLEVQVSTDDYLSDLQSRINALCEGLPVEVLRIRRERGNSAASLASEARETLDELSVEDVFVRRLQQESLDEDDALRLQGLYRQVVETLQAGRD
- a CDS encoding Lrp/AsnC family transcriptional regulator, which gives rise to MDKFDRQILALLRSDARTSVSQIAREVNLSRSAVSERIRYLESSGVIRGYHAHVAEPGEAGVKAFLELFYQGRRCEEYVERLRALPEVRHCSGISGETDMLVFIEAPSMLRLSEVRGAIEAFPGMQKVKTHVVVKDWAM